One Cyprinus carpio isolate SPL01 chromosome A16, ASM1834038v1, whole genome shotgun sequence genomic region harbors:
- the LOC109049880 gene encoding myosin-10-like isoform X2, with translation MSRPAGGNVNDVTRFLSTGTGPGSPTSGFSASSQADWAAKRLVWVPSEKHGFESASVREERGDEVEVELTDSGRKLTLSREELQRMNPPRFSKVEDMADLTCLNEASVLHNLRERYYSGLIYTYSGLFCVVINPYKNLPIYTESIIEMYRGKKRHEMPPHIYAISEAAYRSMLQDREDQSILCTGESGAGKTENTKKVIQYLAHVASSHKSGTLGRPKDSALQTDGTRSLGRGSSAVNRGELERQLLQANPILEAFGNAKTVKNDNSSRFGKFIRINFDVAGYIVGANIETYLLEKSRAIRQAKDERTFHIFYQLLSGASEAMRKELLLGSADQYRFLCGGSLPVPGQSDSENFTQTMDSVTIMGFTQEESTSMLKVISAVLQFGNITFHKEKNTDQASMPDDTAAQKLCHLLGISVLEFSRAILTPRIKVGREYVQKAQTKQQADFAVEALAKATYERLFRWLVHRINRALDRRQRQGASFIGILDIAGFEIFQLNSFEQLCINYTNEKLQQLFNHTMFVLEQEEYQREGIEWNFIDFGLDLQPCIDLIERSAHPPGVLALLDEECWFPRATDRSFVDKVSAEQGSHSKFMRPRQLKEEADFSIIHYAGKVDYKADEWLIKNMDPLNDNVASLLHQSSDPFISELWREDIQTLPRVYFFDSYATLQTNGTDSTSDCDVMLERIVGLDQVSSGESSGPVSFGAAGLKTKKGMFRTVGQLYKESLTKLMATLRNTNPNFLRCIIPNHEKRAGKLSPHLVLDQLRCNGVLEGIRICRQGFPNRIPFQEFRQRYEILTPNAIPRTFMDGKQACELMISALELDKNLFRVGQSKVFFRAGVLAHLEEERDLKITDTIIRFQSVARGYLARRAFHKKQQQLSALRVMQRNCAAYLKLRNWQWWRLFTKVKPLLQVTRQDEEIQAREAQLQKAKDNLTKLEHDFSELDKKNQQLMEEKSVLTDQLQAEAELFAEAEEMRARLASRKQELEDVLGELESRLEEEEERTLQLTTEKKRIQQHVQDLEEQLEEEEGTRQRLQLEKVTLESKVKSLEAETLTLGEQRDRFSKEKKQLEERLNEVTDQLTEEEEKVKSLNKLKNKQEAVIADLEERLKREEQGRLEQEKWKRRMEGEAVEAQEQLSDLSLLVTELRGSVSQREKEITTLQSRLEEEGARRAEAQRALREAMSQVSELKEEVENERGMRERAEKQRRDLGEELEALRTELEDTLDTTAAQQELRSRREAELGELQRCLEEETRRHEAQLSELRIKHTAAIDSLQEQLDNAKRSRQSLEKTKAILEEERMNLSSELKTLQGGKMESERGRKRAEGQLQEVNARLAQAEREREEREERLGKLQLELESLSSSLSSSESKSHRLSKEVSSLESQLHDVQELLQEETRQKLALGSRVRALEEEKAGLMERLEEEEEKTRELTRQIQNHTQQLSDLKRQTEEVNSAVEAGEEARRKMQRELENAIQRERAKEEEKERIERQKERLREEIEDMTIALQRERQNCTALEKRQKKFDQCLAEEKAVSARLLEERDRAEAESREKETRFLSLSRALQEATEQRDELERTNKQLRLEMEQLVNAQDDVGKNVHELERSRRALETEAQSLKEQTQELEDELTEAENARLRLEVTLQALRAQFEREISTKEEKGEEKRRALNKQVRELETMLEEEKTQRAQALTVKKQLETELQEAESQVEAANRGREEALRQMKRLQTQMKELIRELDETKLARDEIVAQSKESEKRLQTLEAELLQLTEEVAVSERQRRQAQLERDELADEIVNSATGKSALLEEKRRLEARISQLEEELEEEQSNAELLAERQRKSTLQVETLTVQLSGERTLAQKSESARETLERQNKELKTRLSEMEGAVKGKHRLSVAALEAKIESVEEQLEQERQERAMASKLVRKTEKKLKEVLIQVEDERRHADQYREQLDKSMGRLRQLKRQLEEVEEENSRSNAQRRKLQRELEEMSDSMQSMNRELNTLRSQLSVTERQKSEQRAPLPISMRAGRRALVDDLSQENSDSEDPGASPTPSSGPPGTPTPSDNTLGPPPPYSLTETE, from the exons ACAGAGAAGATCAGTCCATCCTGTGCAC aggggAATCCGGTGCAGGAAAGACCgagaacacaaaaaaagtgaTTCAGTATCTGGCACATGTGGCATCCTCACACAAGTCTGGCACTCTGGGACGTCCCAAAGACAGCGCCCTACAG ACGGATGGTACGCGCTCTCTGGGTCGTGGCAGTAGCGCTGTGAACAGG GGGGAACTGGAGAGACAATTACTACAGGCAAACCCCATTCTTGAGGCCTTTGGCAATGCCAAAACTGTCAAAAATGACAACTCTTCTAGATTT GGCAAATTCATCAGGATCAATTTTGATGTTGCTGGATATATTGTTGGTGCTAATATTGAGACCT ATCTGCTGGAGAAGTCTCGAGCCATTCGTCAGGCTAAAGACGAGCGAACCTTCCATATCTTCTACCAGCTCCTCTCTGGAGCTTCTGAGGCCATGAGAA AGGAGCTTCTGCTGGGCAGTGCGGATCAGTATCGCTTCCTCTGCGGGGGCTCACTTCCTGTTCCGGGTCAGAGTGATTCAGAAAACTTCACTCAGACAATGGACTCAGTGACTATCATGGGCTTCACACAGGAAGAATCCACTT CTATGTTAAAGGTGATCTCTGCAGTGCTGCAGTTTGGGAACATCACATTTCACAAAGAGAAGAACACAGATCAGGCCTCAATGCCGGATGACACAGCAGCGCAGAAACTCTGCCACCTGCTGGGCATCAGTGTACTGGAGTTCAGCCGAGCCATTCTCACTCCCCGCATCAAAGTGGGCCGCGAGTATGTCCAGAAGGCTCAGACCAAGCAGCAG GCTGATTTCGCAGTGGAGGCTTTGGCGAAGGCCACATATGAGCGTCTGTTCCGCTGGCTGGTGCACCGGATCAATAGAGCCCTGGACCGCAGACAGCGTCAAGGAGCCTCATTCATCGGGATCCTGGACATCGCTGGATTTGAGATCTTCCAG CTGAACTCATTCGAGCAGTTATGTATCAACTACACTAATGAGAAACTACAGCAGCTGTTCAATCACACCATGTTTGTATTGGAGCAAGAGGAGTACCAGCGAGAGGGCATCGAGTGGAACTTCATCGACTTCGGTCTGGATCTTCAGCCCTGTATTGACCTGATTGAGAGAtcg GCTCATCCTCCTGGCGTCCTGGCATTGTTGGATGAGGAGTGTTGGTTTCCAAGAGCAACTGATCGCTCATTTGTGGACAAGGTGTCAGCTGAGCAGGGTTCACACTCGAAGTTCATGCGGCCGAGGCAGCTTAAAGAAGAGGCTGACTTCTCCATTATACACTATGCTGGCAAG gtggactataAGGCAGATGAGTGGTTGATAAAAAACATGGATCCGTTGAATGATAATGTTGCGTCTCTCCTGCATCAATCATCTGACCCCTTCATCTCTGAGCTCTGGAGGGAAG ATATTCAAACTCTTCCTCGCGTGTACTTTTTTGACTCTTATGCCACACTGCAAACCAATGGCACTGACAGCA CATCAGATTGTGATGTGATGT TGGAGAGGATTGTGGGTCTGGATCAGGTATCATCTGGTGAGAGCAGTGGACCGGTGAGTTTTGGGGCTGCTGGGCTCAAGACGAAGAAGGGCATGTTCCGCACGGTGGGACAACTCTACAAAGAGTCCCTCACTAAACTGATGGCTACCCTCCGCAACACCAACCCCAACTTCCTGCGCTGCATCATCCCTAACCATGAGAAAAGG GCAGGGAAGTTGAGTCCTCATTTGGTTCTGGATCAGTTGAGGTGTAATGGGGTGCTGGAGGGAATCAGGATCTGCAGACAGGGCTTCCCGAACCGCATCCCATTCCAGGAGTTcagacagag GTATGAGATCTTGACTCCAAATGCTATTCCTCGAACCTTTATGGATGGCAAACAGGCGTGTGAGCTAATG ATCAGTGCTTTGGAGCTGGACAAGAATCTTTTCCGGGTGGGACAGAGTAAGGTGTTCTTCCGGGCTGGAGTTTTGGCTCACCTGGAGGAAGAACGGGACTTGAAGATCACTGACACCATCATCCGCTTCCAGAGTGTGGCCCGTGGATACCTTGCCAGGAG GGCGTTCCATaagaagcagcagcagctcagTGCACTGCGTGTGATGCAGAGGAACTGTGCAGCATACCTGAAGCTCAGAAACTGGCAGTGGTGGAGACTCTTCACCAAG GTGAAGCCCTTGCTGCAGGTGACCCGCCAGGATGAAGAGATTCAAGCTCGGGAAGCACAGCTTCAGAAAGCCAAAGACAACCTGACTAAACTAGAGCATGACTTCTCTGAACtggacaaaaaaaaccaacaG CTGATGGAGGAGAAGTCAGTACTGACTGACCAGCTGCAGGCGGAGGCGGAGTTATTCGCAGAGGCAGAGGAAATGAGAGCACGCCTGGCCAGTCGCAAACAGGAACTTGAAGATGTGTTGGGAGAGCTTGAGAGCCGattggaggaggaagaggagaggaccCTTCAGCTGACCACTGAGAAGAAGCGAATACAGCAACATGTGCAG GATCTGGAGGAACAGCTAGAGGAGGAAGAGGGGACACGTCAGCGCCTCCAGCTGGAGAAAGTCACCCTGGAAAGCAAAGTGAAAAGTCTGGAGGCCGAGACCTTGACTTTGGGAGAGCAGAGAGACAGATTTAGCAAG gagaaAAAACAGCTGGAAGAGAGACTGAATGAAGTGACAGATCAACTcacagaggaagaggagaaggtGAAGAGTCTTAACAAgctgaaaaacaaacaggaagcTGTCATCGCTGATTTAGAAG AGCGTCTGAAGAGGGAAGAGCAGGGCCGTCTGGAACAAGAAAAGTGGAAGAGGCGGATGGAAGGAGAGGCAGTGGAGGCCCAAGAGCAGCTGTCTGACCTGAGCTTACTCGTCACTGAGCTGAGAGGCAGCGTGAgccaaagagagaaagagatcacCACACTACAGTCACG GCTGGAAGAAGAGGGGGCACGTCGTGCAGAGGCTCAGAGAGCCCTGAGAGAGGCCATGTCTCAGGTGTCTGAGCTCAAAGAGGAGGTGGAGAATGAAAGAGGAATGAGGGAGAGAGCTGAGAAACAGAGGAGAGATCTGGGCGAGGAGTTAGAGGCTTTGAGGACTGAACTCGAAGATACATTGGACACTACAGCTGCTCAGCAAGAGCTCAG gtcTCGTCGTGAGGCTGAATTAGGAGAGCTTCAGAGATGTTTAGAGGAGGAGACCCGTCGTCACGAAGCCCAGCTGTCAGAGCTCCGCATCAAGCACACCGCTGCTATAGACTCCCTACAGGAGCAGCTGGACAACGCCAAGAGA TCTCGTCAGTCTCTGGAGAAGACGAAGGCCATTCTGGAGGAGGAGCGCATGAACCTGAGTTCTGAGCTGAAGACTTTACAGGGAGGGAAGATGGAGAGCGAGAGGGGCAGAAAGCGAGCAGAGGGACAGTTACAGGAAGTCAATGCACGCCTTGCACaggctgagagagaaagagaggagcgAGAGGAACGACTCGGTAAACTCCAg TTGGAGCTTGAGTCTCTCTCCAGTTCCCTATCCTCATCTGAGTCCAAATCTCACCGCCTGAGTAAGGAGGTCAGCAGTCTGGAGAGCCAACTACACGATGTGCAG GAGCTACTGCAGGAAGAGACACGGCAGAAGTTGGCACTGGGCTCACGTGTACGTGCTTTAGAGGAAGAAAAAGCTGGATTGATGGAGAGGctagaagaggaggaagagaagaCCAGAGAACTTACACGTCAGATTCAGAACCATACACAACAG CTGTCTGATCTAAAGAGGCAGACAGAGGAAGTGAATTCAGCGGTGGAGGCCGGGGAGGAGGCCAGGAGGAAGATGCAGAGAGAGCTGGAGAATGCCATACAGAGAGAGAGggcaaaagaagaagagaaagaacgcATCGAGAGACAGAAAGAACGGCTGAGAGAAGAGATAGAGGACATGACTATTGCtttacagagagaaagacagaactGCACTGCACTGGAGAAGCGGCAGAAGAAATTTGATCAG TGTTTGGCAGAGGAGAAAGCAGTTAGTGCTCGGCTGCTGGAGGAACGGGACCGTGCAGAAGCAGAGAGTCGAGAGAAAGAGACGCGTTTCCTGTCTCTCTCTAGAGCCTTGCAGGAAGCAACAGAGCAGAGAGATGAGCTGGAGAGAACCAATAAGCAGCTCCGCCTGGAGATGGAGCAGCTCGTCAACGCCCAAGATGACGTGGGCAAAAAT GTGCATGAGCTAGAACGTTCTCGACGGGCTTTGGAAACAGAAGCCCAATCTCTGAAAGAACAGACCCAGGAGCTAGAGGATGAGCTGACAGAGGCGGAAAACGCTCGCCTCAGACTGGAAGTCACCCTTCAGGCTCTTAGAGCTCAGTTTGAGAGAGAGATCAGCACTAAGGAGGAGAAAGGGGAAGAAAAGAGGAGAGCACTCAACAAACAG GTGCGAGAACTTGAAACAATGCTTGAGGAGGAGAAGACTCAGAGAGCTCAGGCTTTGACTGTCAAGAAACAACTGGAAACAGAGCTGCAGGAGGCGGAGTCTCAGGTGGAAGCAGCCAATCGAGGCAGAGAGGAAGCACTTAGACAGATGAAACGTCTCCAG ACTCAGATGAAGGAACTTATTCGTGAGCTTGATGAGACCAAGTTAGCTCGAGACGAGATTGTCGCCCAGTCAAAGGAGAGTGAGAAACGGCTGCAGACGTTGGAAGCAGAACTATTACAGCTGACAGAG GAGGTGGCTGTTTCTGAGAGGCAGCGGAGACAGGCCCAACTGGAGAGAGACGAACTGGCAGATGAAATCGTCAACAGTGCAACTGGAAA ATCAGCACTGTTGGAAGAGAAGCGACGTCTTGAGGCCAGAATCAGTCAGCTGGAGGAAGAGCTGGAGGAGGAACAAAGTAATGCTGAACTACTAGCCGAGAGGCAGAGGAAGAGCACCTTACAG GTTGAGACACTTACAGTCCAGTTATCTGGAGAAAGGACGCTGGCGCAGAAGAGCGAGAGCGCACGAGAGACTCTGGAGAGGCAGAATAAAGAGCTGAAAACTCGTCTCAGTGAGATGGAGGGGGCCGTGAAGGGGAAACATCGCCTCAGTGTCGCCGCCCTGGAGGCCAAGATAGAATCTGTGGAGGAACAACTGGAGCAGGAGAGACA GGAGCGAGCCATGGCTAGTAAGCTGGTGAGGAAAACAGAGAAGAAACTCAAAGAAGTTCTGATACAGGTGGAAGATGAAAGGAGACACGCAGATCAGTATAGAGAACAG TTGGATAAGTCTATGGGGCGTCTCCGTCAGCTGAAGAGGCAGTTAGAGGAGGTGGAGGAAGAGAACTCTCGCTCCAACGCTCAGCGCAGGAAACTACAGCGAGAGCTGGAGGAAATGAGCGACAGCATGCAGAGCATGAACCGCGAGCTCAACACTCTCCGCTCCCAGCTCAG CGTCACAGAACGGCAGAAGTCAGAACA GAGAGCTCCGCTCCCTATCTCCATGCGTGCTGGCCGCAGGGCTCTGGTGGATGACCTTTCTCAGGAGAACTCTGATTCTGAGGATCCAGGTGCTTCTCCCACCCCATCCAGCGGCCCGCCGGGTACCCCCACACCCTCAGACAACACCCTGGGCCCCCCTCCTCCCTACAGCCTCACAGAGACTGAATAA